In Mixta intestinalis, the following are encoded in one genomic region:
- a CDS encoding DeoR family transcriptional regulator produces the protein MGSTDFSLDKRVAGTSERRELIIQRLRQQGSVQVNDLSALFNVSTVTIRNDLAFLEKQGIAVRAYGGALICDSHTPAIEPSVKDKSSLNPALKREIAQAAVKLIEPGHRIILDSGTTTYEVARMLRQHQDVIVMTNGINVGNALLDAEGVELLMTGGHLRRQSLSFYGDQAEQSLQNYHFDMLFLGVDAIDAERGVSTHNEDEARLNRRMCEVAERIIVVTDSSKFNRSSLHKIIDIPRIHTIITDRGVPAKSLQELQKAGVEIILVAEESVE, from the coding sequence ATGGGTAGCACTGATTTTTCTTTAGATAAGCGCGTCGCGGGAACCAGCGAGCGGCGTGAACTGATTATTCAGCGGCTGCGGCAGCAGGGAAGCGTTCAGGTTAACGATCTTTCGGCGCTTTTTAATGTTTCAACGGTGACTATTCGTAACGATCTGGCGTTTCTGGAGAAGCAGGGGATTGCGGTTCGCGCCTATGGTGGCGCACTGATTTGCGACAGTCATACTCCCGCCATCGAGCCTTCCGTTAAGGATAAAAGCTCACTTAATCCAGCGTTAAAACGCGAAATTGCTCAGGCTGCGGTAAAGCTGATCGAGCCAGGCCATCGTATTATCCTGGATTCCGGGACGACGACTTATGAAGTGGCGCGTATGCTGCGTCAGCATCAGGACGTTATTGTGATGACTAACGGTATCAACGTCGGCAATGCACTGCTGGATGCGGAGGGCGTGGAACTGTTGATGACCGGCGGGCATCTGCGCCGTCAGTCACTTTCGTTTTATGGCGATCAGGCGGAGCAATCGCTGCAAAATTATCACTTCGATATGCTGTTCCTCGGGGTTGATGCCATTGACGCGGAGCGCGGCGTCAGCACGCATAATGAAGATGAGGCGCGCCTGAACCGCCGTATGTGTGAGGTAGCGGAACGCATTATAGTGGTTACTGATTCCAGTAAATTTAACCGTTCCAGCCTGCATAAAATCATCGATATTCCACGGATACATACCATTATTACCGATCGTGGCGTACCGGCGAAAAGTTTGCAGGAGCTACAGAAAGCGGGCGTTGAGATAATACTGGTAGCGGAAGAGTCAGTGGAATAA
- a CDS encoding SIS domain-containing protein, whose protein sequence is MSETYVPSPATTGTWTEEEIRQQPTSWMRSLAHIDTLRQSIDNFLAPLLHKTDLRIVLTGAGSSAFIGDMIASWLASHSGKNVSAIPTTDLVTNPMDYLAPEKPLLLVSFARSGNSPESVAAVDLANQFVNECYHLVITCNEAGSLYQNAINNDNAFALLTPAETHDRGFAMTSSITTMMASCLAVFAPAVVNSSTFRQVADRCHAILTSLGDFSHGVFGDYPWKRIVYLGSGGLQGAARESALKVLELTAGNIAAFYDSPTGFRHGPKSLVDNETLVVVFISSHPYTRQYDLDLLAELRRDNQAMRVVAIAAETDAIVESGPHLLLPPSRAFIDVEQAFCFLIYAQVFALMESIKAGITPDSPSASGTVNRVVKGVVIHPWQA, encoded by the coding sequence ATGTCTGAAACCTACGTTCCTTCCCCCGCCACTACCGGCACCTGGACAGAAGAAGAGATCCGCCAACAGCCCACCAGCTGGATGCGTTCCCTTGCTCATATCGACACGCTGCGTCAGTCAATCGACAATTTTCTTGCCCCGCTGCTGCATAAAACGGATTTGCGCATTGTACTGACCGGTGCAGGTAGCTCGGCCTTTATCGGCGATATGATTGCTTCCTGGCTGGCAAGCCACAGCGGAAAAAACGTCAGCGCGATCCCAACGACCGACCTAGTGACCAATCCAATGGATTATCTGGCCCCGGAAAAACCGCTGCTGCTGGTCTCCTTTGCCCGCTCCGGCAATAGCCCGGAAAGCGTAGCCGCCGTGGATCTGGCAAATCAGTTCGTTAATGAGTGCTATCATCTGGTGATCACCTGCAATGAAGCGGGCAGTCTTTATCAGAACGCGATCAATAACGATAACGCCTTTGCGCTACTCACGCCCGCAGAGACACACGATCGCGGATTTGCCATGACCAGCAGTATCACCACCATGATGGCGAGCTGCCTGGCAGTATTTGCCCCAGCGGTCGTCAACAGCAGCACCTTCCGCCAGGTAGCCGATCGCTGTCACGCGATCCTCACCTCGCTGGGCGATTTCAGCCACGGCGTCTTTGGCGATTACCCATGGAAAAGGATCGTTTATCTTGGCAGCGGCGGCCTGCAAGGCGCGGCACGTGAATCAGCGCTGAAAGTGCTGGAGCTGACCGCCGGTAACATTGCCGCATTCTATGATTCCCCGACCGGCTTCCGTCACGGACCTAAATCGCTGGTTGATAACGAAACGCTGGTTGTGGTGTTCATCTCCAGCCATCCCTATACCCGTCAGTACGATCTCGATCTGCTGGCCGAGCTGCGTCGCGATAACCAGGCGATGCGCGTAGTGGCGATTGCGGCAGAAACGGATGCGATCGTTGAATCTGGACCACATCTGTTACTGCCGCCGTCGCGCGCCTTTATTGATGTTGAACAGGCATTCTGCTTTCTGATTTATGCGCAGGTGTTCGCGCTGATGGAATCGATCAAAGCGGGCATCACGCCGGATTCACCGTCCGCCAGCGGCACGGTAAACCGCGTAGTCAAAGGCGTTGTTATTCATCCGTGGCAGGCATAA
- the agaE gene encoding PTS N-acetylgalactosamine transporter subunit IID — protein sequence MASNQTTLTNAAVNEESLLTGVNEDVYEDQSIGADLTKKDINRVAWRSMLLQASFNYERMQASGWLYGLLPALKKIHTNPRDLARAMKGHMGFFNTHPFLVTFVIGIILAMERSKQDVNSIQSTKIAVGAPLGGIGDAMFWLTLLPICGGIGASLALQGSILGAIVFMVLFNVVHLGLRFGLAHYAYRMGVAAIPLIKANTKKVGHAASIVGMTVIGALVATYVRLATTLEITAGDAVVKLQADVIDKLMPAFLPLVYTLTMFWLVRRGWSPLRLIGITVLLGIVGKFAHFL from the coding sequence ATGGCATCTAATCAAACCACCCTGACCAATGCCGCGGTAAACGAAGAATCGCTGCTGACCGGCGTCAATGAAGATGTGTATGAAGATCAGTCTATCGGTGCCGATCTGACAAAAAAAGATATCAATCGTGTCGCATGGCGCTCAATGCTATTACAGGCGTCCTTTAACTATGAACGTATGCAGGCTTCCGGCTGGCTGTATGGACTGCTGCCCGCGCTGAAGAAAATTCATACCAATCCGCGCGATCTGGCGCGTGCCATGAAAGGGCACATGGGCTTCTTCAATACCCATCCTTTCCTGGTGACCTTTGTTATCGGCATTATTCTGGCGATGGAGCGCTCCAAGCAGGACGTTAACAGTATTCAGAGCACCAAAATTGCCGTGGGCGCACCGCTGGGCGGCATTGGCGACGCCATGTTCTGGCTGACGCTGCTGCCGATCTGCGGCGGTATCGGTGCCAGCCTCGCGCTGCAAGGTTCAATACTCGGCGCGATAGTTTTTATGGTGCTGTTTAACGTCGTGCATCTTGGTCTGCGCTTTGGCCTTGCCCATTACGCTTATCGCATGGGTGTCGCTGCCATCCCACTGATTAAGGCCAACACCAAAAAAGTCGGCCACGCTGCCTCAATCGTCGGTATGACGGTTATCGGCGCGCTGGTTGCCACCTATGTACGCCTCGCAACCACGCTGGAGATCACCGCTGGTGATGCGGTAGTCAAACTGCAAGCGGACGTGATCGATAAGCTGATGCCCGCTTTCCTGCCGCTGGTTTATACCCTGACCATGTTCTGGCTGGTACGCCGTGGCTGGAGCCCGTTACGTCTGATCGGTATTACCGTACTTCTCGGTATCGTCGGCAAGTTCGCCCATTTCCTGTAA
- the kbaZ gene encoding tagatose-bisphosphate aldolase subunit KbaZ — protein sequence MKLLTEMVTQHKQGKANGIYAVCSAHPLVLESALRFAQKNQSALLIEATSNQVDQFGGYTGMTPADFYGFVVRLADSLNFPLSQLILGGDHLGPNRWQKLSAAEAMANAEALIESYVAAGFKKIHLDCSMSCADDPLPLTDAIVAERAARLAKVAEETCQRHFGESDLVYVIGTEVPVPGGAHETLTELAVTTPEAAHATLDAHRQAFAQQGLQAVWPRIIALVVQPGVEFDHTNVIDYRPQAAAALSQVTNASDTLVFEAHSTDYQTPHALHQLVKDHFAILKVGPALTFALREALFALAAIEQELLPESACSRLRQVLEEVMHKHPDYWKSHYFGDDSACRLARSYSYSDRIRYYWPDKEIDEAFSRLVSNLADNPIPLPLISQYLPLQYQKVRQGQLLATPHELIIDRIQDVLHHYFAACQGEPRDNA from the coding sequence GTGAAACTTCTTACTGAAATGGTAACGCAGCACAAGCAAGGCAAGGCGAACGGGATCTATGCCGTCTGCTCTGCCCATCCGCTGGTACTGGAATCCGCATTACGCTTCGCGCAAAAGAATCAGAGTGCATTGCTGATTGAAGCAACGTCTAACCAGGTCGATCAGTTTGGCGGCTATACCGGGATGACGCCTGCCGATTTTTACGGTTTCGTTGTCAGACTCGCCGATTCACTAAACTTCCCGCTATCACAGCTGATTCTGGGCGGCGATCATCTGGGCCCAAACCGCTGGCAAAAATTATCGGCAGCAGAAGCGATGGCCAATGCGGAAGCGCTCATTGAAAGCTATGTTGCCGCCGGATTTAAAAAAATCCATCTCGATTGCAGTATGTCCTGCGCTGACGATCCGCTTCCCCTGACCGATGCAATCGTCGCTGAACGCGCAGCACGGCTGGCGAAAGTAGCCGAAGAGACCTGCCAGCGCCACTTTGGCGAATCCGATCTGGTTTACGTTATCGGCACCGAAGTGCCGGTACCGGGCGGCGCACATGAAACACTTACCGAGCTTGCCGTCACCACGCCTGAAGCCGCACATGCCACGCTGGACGCGCACCGTCAGGCATTTGCGCAACAGGGACTACAGGCGGTTTGGCCACGTATTATCGCTCTGGTTGTTCAGCCTGGCGTAGAGTTTGATCACACGAACGTCATTGATTACCGTCCGCAGGCTGCCGCCGCGTTAAGTCAGGTTACCAACGCCAGCGATACGCTGGTATTTGAAGCCCATTCTACCGATTATCAGACGCCCCACGCGCTGCATCAGCTGGTAAAAGATCACTTTGCCATTCTGAAGGTAGGTCCGGCATTAACCTTTGCCCTGCGTGAAGCGTTATTTGCTCTGGCGGCGATTGAACAGGAACTGCTGCCGGAAAGCGCCTGCTCCAGGCTGCGCCAGGTACTGGAAGAGGTCATGCATAAGCACCCGGATTACTGGAAAAGCCACTATTTCGGCGATGACAGCGCCTGCCGCCTCGCCCGCAGCTACAGCTATTCCGACCGGATTCGCTACTACTGGCCAGACAAGGAAATTGATGAAGCCTTCTCCCGGCTGGTCAGCAACCTGGCGGATAACCCAATTCCGCTACCGCTAATCAGCCAGTATCTTCCACTGCAATATCAGAAAGTTCGCCAGGGGCAACTGCTGGCGACTCCGCATGAGCTGATTATCGACCGCATCCAGGATGTACTGCACCACTACTTTGCCGCCTGCCAGGGCGAGCCTCGCGATAATGCATAA
- the nagA gene encoding N-acetylglucosamine-6-phosphate deacetylase, producing MTRLLRARRLLSEEGWLDDYQIRIDNGTISAIEPIPAGVTTRDADLLCPALIDIHVHGGAGVDVMDEAPETLDILAMHKAREGVGAWLATTVTAPFTDIENALARIARRCQRGGPGAQVLGSYLEGPYFTPQNKGAHTPELFRELDLSELEALIATSQNTLRVVALAPEKPGAGEAIRYLKQRGIRVMSGHSAATYEQTIAAFDAGGDGLVHCFNGMTGLHHREPGMVGAGLTDRRAWLELIADGHHVHPAVMQLCCGCAKERLILITDAMRAAGMPDGRYTLCGQAVEMHDGIVRTAAGGLAGSTLSLDAAVRYMVKRVGITEAEAIHMASLHPAKLLGLDRCLGSIKKGKQANVIALNDALYVQRVWVQGKPVTL from the coding sequence ATGACCCGGCTGTTGCGCGCCAGACGCCTGCTGAGCGAAGAAGGCTGGCTTGACGATTATCAGATTCGTATTGATAACGGCACGATTTCGGCGATTGAGCCGATCCCCGCTGGCGTAACGACGCGTGATGCCGACCTGCTCTGTCCAGCCCTGATTGATATTCATGTGCATGGCGGGGCTGGGGTTGACGTCATGGATGAAGCGCCGGAGACGCTGGATATACTGGCGATGCATAAGGCGCGCGAGGGCGTTGGGGCCTGGCTGGCGACCACGGTGACCGCGCCGTTCACCGATATTGAAAATGCACTGGCGCGCATTGCCCGGCGCTGCCAACGCGGCGGCCCAGGAGCCCAGGTGCTGGGCAGCTATCTCGAAGGCCCCTATTTTACGCCGCAGAACAAAGGCGCTCATACGCCAGAACTGTTTCGGGAACTGGATCTGTCTGAGCTGGAGGCGCTGATCGCCACCTCACAAAACACACTACGCGTCGTGGCGCTGGCACCAGAAAAACCGGGGGCCGGAGAAGCGATCCGTTACCTGAAACAGCGCGGCATACGGGTAATGTCTGGGCACAGCGCCGCCACCTACGAGCAAACCATTGCCGCGTTTGATGCGGGAGGCGATGGCCTGGTCCACTGCTTCAACGGCATGACCGGCTTACATCATCGCGAGCCGGGTATGGTCGGTGCCGGGCTCACCGACAGACGCGCCTGGCTGGAACTGATCGCTGACGGACATCATGTACATCCTGCCGTTATGCAGCTGTGCTGCGGCTGTGCGAAAGAACGGCTGATTCTGATTACCGATGCCATGCGTGCAGCGGGTATGCCGGATGGACGCTATACGCTTTGTGGTCAGGCTGTAGAAATGCATGACGGCATCGTTCGTACCGCCGCTGGCGGGCTGGCGGGGAGCACCCTGTCGCTGGATGCCGCCGTCAGATATATGGTCAAACGCGTCGGCATCACAGAGGCGGAAGCCATACATATGGCCTCGCTGCATCCGGCGAAGCTGCTGGGGCTTGATCGCTGTTTAGGTTCGATCAAGAAAGGGAAGCAGGCCAACGTTATCGCGCTGAACGATGCGCTGTATGTGCAGCGGGTTTGGGTCCAGGGTAAGCCAGTTACTTTATAG
- the agaV gene encoding PTS N-acetylgalactosamine transporter subunit IIB — translation MPNIVLSRIDERLIHGQVGVQWVGFAGANLVLVANDEVAEDTVQQNLMEMVLAEGIAVRFWPLQKVIDNIHRAADRQKILLVCKTPADFLKLVEGGVPIQRINVGNMHYANGKQQIAKTVSVDAGDIAAFQGLKAAGVECFIQGVPTEPALDLFKAL, via the coding sequence ATGCCAAATATTGTTTTAAGCCGCATTGATGAGCGCCTGATTCACGGTCAGGTTGGCGTTCAGTGGGTTGGGTTTGCCGGGGCGAATCTGGTACTGGTCGCTAACGATGAGGTGGCTGAAGATACCGTACAGCAAAACCTGATGGAGATGGTACTGGCAGAAGGCATCGCCGTTCGCTTCTGGCCCTTACAGAAGGTAATCGACAATATTCATCGCGCTGCCGATCGTCAGAAGATTTTACTGGTCTGCAAAACGCCCGCAGATTTTCTCAAGCTGGTTGAAGGTGGCGTGCCCATTCAACGTATCAACGTTGGCAACATGCACTACGCCAACGGCAAGCAGCAAATTGCTAAAACCGTCTCGGTAGATGCGGGCGATATCGCCGCGTTCCAGGGGCTGAAAGCCGCTGGCGTGGAATGTTTTATACAGGGCGTCCCAACGGAACCCGCTTTAGATCTCTTTAAAGCACTTTAA
- the agaW gene encoding PTS N-acetylgalactosamine transporter subunit IIC — MEISLLQALALGILAFIAGLDMFNGLTHLHRPVVLGPLVGLVLGDLHTGILTGGTLELVWMGLAPLAGAQPPNVIIGTIVGTTFAITTGVKPDVAVGVAVPFAVAVQMGITFLFSVMSGVMSRCDRMAANADTRGIERVNYLALLALGTFYFLCAFLPIYFGAEHAKTAIDVLPERLIDGLGVAGGIMPAIGFAVLLKIMMKNVYIPYFIIGFVAAAWLKLPVLAIAAAALAMALIDLLRKNPEPAVTQTQQEEFEDGI; from the coding sequence ATGGAAATCAGTCTGCTACAGGCTCTTGCTCTTGGCATCCTTGCCTTTATTGCCGGCCTGGATATGTTCAACGGGTTAACGCATCTGCATCGTCCGGTAGTGCTTGGCCCACTGGTTGGCCTTGTGTTGGGCGACCTGCATACCGGTATCCTTACCGGCGGTACGCTGGAGCTGGTATGGATGGGGCTGGCACCGCTGGCTGGCGCGCAGCCGCCTAACGTAATTATCGGTACTATTGTCGGCACCACCTTTGCCATCACTACCGGTGTCAAACCTGATGTCGCCGTCGGTGTCGCGGTGCCTTTTGCCGTCGCGGTGCAGATGGGGATTACTTTCCTCTTCTCTGTGATGTCCGGGGTAATGTCACGCTGTGACCGCATGGCCGCGAATGCGGATACACGCGGAATCGAGCGCGTGAATTATCTGGCTCTGCTGGCGCTCGGTACTTTCTATTTTCTCTGCGCGTTCCTGCCCATTTACTTCGGGGCCGAACATGCCAAAACCGCCATTGACGTGCTGCCGGAGCGCCTGATTGACGGGCTTGGCGTAGCGGGCGGAATCATGCCAGCCATCGGCTTCGCCGTATTGCTGAAAATTATGATGAAAAATGTCTATATCCCCTACTTCATCATCGGCTTTGTCGCCGCCGCCTGGCTGAAACTGCCGGTGTTGGCCATCGCCGCCGCTGCGCTGGCTATGGCATTGATCGATCTGCTTCGTAAAAACCCGGAACCCGCCGTTACTCAGACCCAGCAAGAGGAATTCGAAGATGGCATCTAA
- the agaF gene encoding PTS galactosamine/N-acetylgalactosamine transporter subunit IIA: MLGIILCGHGGFASGLAQAMRQILGEQPQFIAIDFPESSTTALLTSQLEEAVATLDAQEDIVFLTDLLGGTPFRVASTLAMQKPGREVITGTNLQLLLEMVLDRDGLSSEAFRLQALECGHRGLTCLADELGRCREETLAEEGI, from the coding sequence ATGTTAGGCATTATTCTTTGCGGTCACGGTGGATTCGCCAGCGGTCTGGCACAGGCGATGAGGCAGATTCTGGGGGAACAGCCGCAGTTTATCGCTATCGATTTCCCGGAATCCTCAACCACCGCGCTGCTGACCTCGCAGCTGGAAGAAGCTGTCGCAACGCTGGACGCGCAGGAAGATATCGTTTTTCTCACCGATCTGCTGGGTGGCACGCCGTTCCGTGTTGCCTCTACGCTGGCGATGCAGAAACCCGGACGCGAGGTTATCACCGGCACAAATTTACAGCTGCTGCTGGAAATGGTGCTGGATCGCGACGGACTGAGCAGTGAAGCGTTCCGGCTACAGGCACTAGAGTGCGGTCATCGTGGGCTGACCTGTCTGGCTGACGAGCTGGGGCGTTGCCGCGAAGAAACGCTGGCTGAGGAAGGAATATGA